Proteins from one Paraburkholderia sp. BL10I2N1 genomic window:
- a CDS encoding ecotin precursor, with protein MQKMAASLLLAGSLIASGQASAHDHDGDILGALIGGAVIGAVVSSALNPAPVVAYQAPVYQTPVYQAPAYEGPPPGYCYDQYQRAYVACCAAPAGQYGYAPGRPAW; from the coding sequence ATGCAAAAGATGGCGGCATCACTGTTACTTGCCGGAAGCCTGATCGCGTCAGGCCAGGCTTCCGCCCATGATCATGACGGGGATATTCTGGGCGCGCTGATCGGCGGGGCGGTCATTGGCGCGGTAGTGAGTTCTGCCCTGAACCCGGCGCCGGTGGTCGCCTACCAGGCGCCCGTGTACCAGACTCCGGTGTATCAGGCGCCTGCCTATGAAGGACCGCCGCCGGGTTACTGCTACGACCAGTATCAACGCGCCTATGTCGCCTGTTGTGCCGCGCCGGCGGGTCAATACGGCTACGCTCCCGGCCGGCCGGCCTGGTGA
- the rng gene encoding ribonuclease G, which translates to MNEEILINVTPQETRVALVQQGAVQELHVERTLSRGRVGNVYLGKVVRVLPGMQSAFIDIGLERAAFLHVADIWHPRIAGEPQQQVPHQPIEKIVFEGQSLMVQVVKDPIGTKGARLSTQVSIAGRTLVYLPQEPHIGISQKIESEAEREAVRARLTAVLPADEKGGYIVRTIAEDATSEELAGDVAYLRKTWATILSQGQRMPPTSLLYQDLNLAQRVLRDFVNDEITRIQVDSRETFQMLSDFAAEFTPAVSSKLHHYTGERPLFDLYNIETEIQRALSRRVDLKSGGYLVIDQTEAMTTIDVNTGGYVGARNFDDTIFKTNLEAAHTIARQLRLRNLGGVIIIDFIDMENAEHRDQVLGELKKALSRDRTRVTVNGFSQLGLVEMTRKRTRESLAHVLCEPCPVCQGKGQVKTARTVCYDVLREILRESRQFNPREFRVVASQQVIDLFLEEESQHLAMLIDFIGKPVSLQVESNLSQEQYDIVLM; encoded by the coding sequence ATGAATGAAGAAATCCTGATCAATGTAACGCCCCAGGAAACGCGCGTCGCGCTTGTCCAGCAGGGCGCAGTCCAGGAACTTCACGTCGAGCGCACGCTGTCGCGGGGCCGCGTCGGCAACGTGTATCTGGGCAAGGTCGTGCGCGTGCTGCCCGGCATGCAATCCGCGTTCATCGACATCGGTCTCGAGCGCGCCGCGTTCCTGCACGTTGCCGATATCTGGCATCCGCGCATTGCCGGCGAACCGCAACAGCAGGTGCCTCATCAGCCCATCGAAAAAATCGTCTTCGAAGGCCAGTCGCTGATGGTGCAGGTTGTCAAGGATCCGATCGGCACGAAAGGCGCGCGGCTCTCGACGCAAGTCAGCATCGCCGGCCGCACCCTCGTGTACCTGCCGCAGGAACCGCACATCGGCATCTCGCAGAAGATCGAAAGCGAAGCCGAGCGCGAGGCGGTGCGCGCGCGGCTGACCGCGGTGTTGCCCGCGGATGAAAAAGGCGGCTATATCGTGCGCACCATTGCCGAGGATGCGACGAGCGAAGAGCTTGCCGGGGACGTCGCGTATCTGCGCAAGACGTGGGCCACGATCCTGTCGCAAGGCCAGCGCATGCCGCCGACAAGTCTCCTGTATCAGGACCTGAATCTTGCGCAGCGCGTGCTGCGAGACTTCGTCAACGACGAGATCACACGCATCCAGGTCGATTCGCGCGAAACGTTCCAGATGCTGTCCGACTTTGCGGCGGAGTTCACGCCGGCGGTGTCGTCGAAGCTGCATCACTACACCGGCGAGCGGCCGCTCTTCGATCTGTACAACATTGAGACCGAAATCCAGCGGGCGCTGTCGCGGCGAGTCGACCTGAAATCGGGCGGCTATCTGGTCATCGACCAGACCGAAGCCATGACCACGATCGACGTGAATACCGGCGGCTACGTCGGCGCGCGCAATTTCGACGACACCATTTTCAAGACCAACCTCGAAGCGGCCCATACGATCGCGCGCCAACTGCGCCTGCGCAACCTGGGCGGTGTGATCATCATCGATTTCATCGATATGGAAAACGCCGAGCATCGCGACCAGGTGCTCGGTGAACTGAAGAAGGCGCTGTCGCGCGACCGCACACGTGTGACCGTAAACGGGTTTTCGCAACTCGGGCTCGTCGAGATGACGCGCAAGCGCACACGCGAATCGCTTGCGCATGTGCTATGCGAGCCTTGTCCAGTGTGCCAGGGCAAGGGGCAGGTGAAAACCGCGCGCACCGTCTGCTACGACGTGTTGCGCGAGATCCTGAGGGAGTCGCGTCAGTTCAATCCACGCGAGTTTCGGGTGGTGGCTTCGCAGCAGGTCATCGATCTTTTTCTTGAAGAAGAGTCGCAGCATCTGGCGATGCTAATCGACTTTATCGGCAAGCCGGTGTCGTTGCAGGTGGAGTCGAATCTGAGTCAGGAACAGTACGACATTGTCTTGATGTAG
- the hemF gene encoding oxygen-dependent coproporphyrinogen oxidase, with protein sequence MTDLTYDVAAVRTWLEGLQTHLADTLGTFDGTPFATDAWQRAPGEKLRGGGCTRILEGGAFFERAGIGFSDVAGDTLPGSASAARPQLAGRGFEAMGVSLVLHPHNPYCPTVHMNVRLLIATKAGEAPVFWFGGGMDLTPYYGYEDDAQHFHRVCRDALQPYGTDLYPRFKRWCDEYFFLKHRNEPRGIGGIFFDDFAELGFDRSFEMVKSVGDAFLNAYLPIIEKRRAQPYGEAERDFQAYRRGRYVEFNLVFDRGTLFGLQSGGRTESILMSMPPVVNWRYNWQPEPDTPEARLYSDFLVPREWV encoded by the coding sequence ATGACCGATTTGACCTACGACGTAGCGGCCGTCCGCACATGGCTAGAGGGCCTGCAGACACACCTCGCCGATACGCTCGGCACCTTTGACGGCACGCCGTTCGCCACCGACGCCTGGCAGCGCGCGCCCGGCGAAAAGCTGCGCGGCGGCGGCTGCACGCGGATTCTCGAAGGCGGCGCTTTCTTCGAACGGGCCGGTATCGGCTTTTCGGACGTGGCTGGCGATACGCTGCCGGGCTCAGCGAGCGCGGCGCGCCCGCAGCTTGCCGGACGCGGTTTCGAGGCCATGGGCGTATCGCTCGTGCTGCACCCGCACAATCCGTACTGCCCGACGGTGCACATGAATGTGCGGCTCCTGATCGCGACGAAAGCCGGTGAGGCGCCGGTGTTCTGGTTTGGCGGCGGCATGGACCTCACGCCCTACTACGGCTACGAGGACGACGCGCAGCACTTTCACCGCGTCTGCCGCGACGCGCTGCAGCCTTATGGCACCGACCTGTACCCGCGTTTCAAGCGCTGGTGCGACGAGTATTTCTTCCTGAAGCATCGCAACGAGCCGCGCGGCATCGGCGGAATTTTCTTCGACGATTTCGCGGAACTGGGTTTCGACCGCTCGTTCGAGATGGTGAAAAGCGTCGGCGACGCGTTCCTGAACGCTTACCTGCCGATCATCGAAAAGCGCCGAGCACAACCTTATGGCGAAGCCGAGCGCGATTTCCAGGCTTATCGACGCGGCCGTTACGTCGAATTCAACCTGGTCTTCGACCGTGGCACACTGTTCGGGCTGCAGAGCGGCGGACGCACCGAATCGATCCTGATGTCGATGCCGCCTGTGGTGAACTGGCGCTATAACTGGCAGCCGGAACCGGACACACCGGAAGCGCGCCTCTATTCCGATTTTCTCGTGCCGCGCGAGTGGGTTTGA
- a CDS encoding YebC/PmpR family DNA-binding transcriptional regulator, which translates to MAGHSKWANIKHKKAATDAKRGKIWTRLIKEIQVAARMGGGEVDTNPRLRLAVDKAYDANMPKDNINRAIQRGVGGVDGANYEEIRYEGYGIGGAAIIVDTMTDNRTRTVAEVRHAFSKFGGNMGTDGSVSFMFDHVGQFLFAPGTPEDKLMEAALEAGADDVVTNDDGSIEVVCPPNDFPKVKTALEGAGFKAEVAEVTMKPQTEVEFTGEDALKMQKLLDALENLDDVQEVYTNAAIADE; encoded by the coding sequence ATGGCGGGTCATTCGAAATGGGCCAACATCAAGCATAAGAAGGCAGCGACGGATGCCAAGCGCGGCAAGATCTGGACGCGGCTGATCAAGGAAATTCAGGTCGCGGCCCGCATGGGCGGCGGAGAAGTCGACACCAACCCGCGTCTGCGGCTCGCCGTCGACAAGGCGTATGACGCCAACATGCCGAAAGACAACATCAACCGCGCGATCCAGCGTGGCGTTGGCGGCGTCGACGGCGCAAACTACGAAGAAATCCGCTACGAAGGTTACGGCATCGGCGGCGCGGCGATCATCGTCGACACGATGACCGACAACCGTACACGTACCGTGGCGGAAGTGCGTCACGCGTTCTCGAAGTTCGGCGGCAACATGGGCACGGACGGCTCGGTGTCGTTCATGTTCGATCACGTCGGCCAGTTCCTGTTCGCTCCCGGCACGCCTGAAGACAAGCTGATGGAAGCCGCGCTCGAAGCCGGCGCTGACGACGTCGTCACGAATGACGACGGCAGTATCGAAGTAGTTTGCCCGCCGAACGATTTCCCGAAGGTGAAGACGGCGCTCGAAGGCGCGGGCTTCAAGGCGGAAGTCGCCGAAGTGACGATGAAGCCGCAGACGGAAGTCGAATTCACCGGTGAAGACGCGCTCAAGATGCAAAAACTCCTCGACGCCCTGGAAAATCTGGACGACGTGCAGGAGGTCTACACGAACGCAGCCATCGCCGACGAATGA
- the purD gene encoding phosphoribosylamine--glycine ligase has product MKLLVVGSGGREHALAWKLAQSPRVQLVYVAPGNGGTAQDERLRNVDITELDALADFAEKEQIAFTLVGPETPLAGGIVNLFRSRGLKIFGPTKEAAQLESSKDFAKAFMKRHAIPTAEYETFSDVAAAHAYLDAKGAPIVIKADGLAAGKGVVVAQSLDEAHAAVDMMLSGNKLGDAGARVVIEEFLDGEEASFIVMVDGKHVLALASSQDHKRLLDGDEGPNTGGMGAYSPAPIVTPQLHARVMREIIQPTVRGMEKEGIRFTGFLYAGLMIDAQGNPKTLEFNCRMGDPETQPIMARLKGDFSKVVEQAIAGTLNTIELEWDRRTALGVVLAAHNYPDVPRKGDRISDIPAETGDAVTFHAGTTFTDGKLTTSGGRVLCVVGLADSVRSAQSVAYETINQISFDGMQYRRDIGYRAVNRKHS; this is encoded by the coding sequence ATGAAGTTACTCGTCGTCGGTTCCGGCGGTCGCGAACATGCGCTCGCATGGAAGCTCGCGCAATCGCCGCGCGTTCAGCTCGTCTACGTTGCACCGGGCAACGGCGGCACCGCGCAGGACGAGCGTCTGCGCAACGTCGATATCACCGAACTGGATGCGCTCGCCGACTTCGCCGAGAAAGAACAGATCGCCTTCACGCTGGTCGGGCCGGAAACGCCGCTCGCCGGGGGCATCGTCAATCTGTTCCGCTCGCGTGGTCTGAAGATTTTCGGGCCGACGAAAGAAGCCGCGCAGCTCGAAAGCTCGAAAGATTTTGCGAAGGCCTTCATGAAGCGTCACGCGATTCCGACCGCCGAATACGAAACCTTCTCGGATGTCGCCGCCGCGCACGCCTATCTGGATGCGAAGGGCGCGCCGATCGTCATCAAGGCCGACGGCCTCGCCGCCGGCAAGGGCGTGGTGGTCGCGCAGTCGCTCGATGAAGCGCATGCCGCCGTCGACATGATGCTGTCCGGCAACAAGCTGGGCGATGCGGGCGCGCGGGTCGTGATCGAAGAGTTTCTCGATGGCGAGGAAGCGAGCTTCATCGTGATGGTCGACGGCAAGCACGTGCTGGCGCTTGCATCGAGCCAGGATCACAAGCGGCTGCTTGACGGCGACGAGGGTCCGAACACAGGCGGCATGGGCGCGTATTCGCCCGCGCCGATCGTCACGCCCCAGTTGCATGCACGCGTGATGCGCGAAATCATCCAGCCGACCGTGCGCGGCATGGAGAAAGAAGGCATCCGCTTTACCGGTTTCCTCTATGCCGGCCTGATGATCGACGCGCAGGGCAACCCGAAGACGCTCGAATTCAACTGCCGCATGGGCGACCCGGAAACGCAGCCGATCATGGCGCGCCTGAAGGGCGATTTCTCGAAGGTCGTCGAGCAGGCGATCGCGGGCACGCTCAATACGATCGAACTGGAATGGGATCGTCGTACCGCGCTCGGCGTCGTACTGGCTGCGCACAACTACCCCGACGTCCCGCGCAAGGGCGACCGGATCAGCGATATCCCGGCCGAAACCGGCGATGCCGTGACGTTCCATGCCGGTACGACCTTCACGGACGGCAAACTGACCACCTCCGGCGGCCGGGTGCTCTGCGTTGTCGGCCTTGCGGATTCGGTGCGCAGTGCGCAGTCGGTTGCCTACGAGACGATCAACCAGATCTCCTTCGACGGCATGCAGTACCGTCGCGACATCGGCTATCGCGCGGTCAACCGCAAGCACAGCTAG
- the msbA gene encoding lipid A export permease/ATP-binding protein MsbA, translating to MDTQTSLNKPIGAERTSPSAVMKRLWPYVRPLVWVVVLAIFTMGVSAATDAGIPALLKPLLDHGFGANASRRAVLFVPVAVIGLALVRGAAQYASQYLLSYVSNRILLQLRLDMFNRMIHASASFFQRETASTVINAIVFEVNQILNVLIGVMVTLVRDSLTVIFLLGYLFYLNWRLTLIVAVILPGIGWLVSKINRRLRRLGREQQLLTNELSYIVEETVGGYKVVKVHNGEAYEIDRFSEMSKRLRGYAMRMIVAGGLAQPLTQFLASIALAIVITIAVVQSAHDQTTVGGFVAFVTSMLLVISPLKHLIDVNQPLQRGMTACELIFGLIDEPVEPEGGGRKLEHARGDIEFRDVSFTYGAVDRPTLDRVSFTVRPGEMIALAGPSGSGKTTLVNLLPRFFSPTGGQILVDGVSIDEYGVHDLRSQMAMVSQDVVLFNDSIAANVAYGHTPDRARVEAALRAANLSDAVAAMPEGIDTLIGGNGMRLSGGQRQRLAIARAIYKDAPILILDEATSALDSESERHVQAALETLMKGRTTLVIAHRLSTIERADRILVMESGRIVEQGSHEELLQTDGLYAHLHKIQYQQQAA from the coding sequence TTGGATACCCAAACAAGTTTGAATAAGCCGATCGGCGCTGAGCGCACATCGCCGTCTGCGGTGATGAAACGGCTTTGGCCATACGTCCGGCCGCTCGTCTGGGTGGTGGTGCTCGCCATCTTCACGATGGGCGTCAGCGCCGCGACTGACGCCGGGATTCCAGCGCTCCTGAAACCCCTGCTTGACCACGGTTTCGGCGCCAACGCCAGTCGGCGGGCGGTCCTGTTCGTGCCTGTTGCGGTGATCGGCCTCGCACTCGTGCGCGGCGCCGCGCAATATGCGTCGCAATACCTGCTTTCGTATGTGTCGAACCGCATCCTGCTGCAACTGCGGCTTGATATGTTCAACCGGATGATCCATGCGAGTGCGTCGTTTTTCCAGCGCGAAACCGCTAGCACGGTCATCAACGCAATCGTGTTCGAGGTCAATCAGATCCTGAACGTGCTGATCGGCGTGATGGTGACGCTCGTGCGCGACTCGCTGACGGTCATTTTTCTGCTTGGCTATCTTTTCTACCTGAACTGGCGGCTTACGCTGATCGTCGCGGTGATCCTGCCGGGCATCGGATGGCTCGTCAGCAAGATCAACCGGCGCTTGCGGCGGCTCGGCCGCGAGCAGCAGCTGCTGACCAACGAGCTGTCGTACATCGTCGAGGAGACGGTCGGCGGCTACAAGGTCGTCAAGGTGCACAACGGCGAGGCGTACGAGATCGACCGTTTCAGCGAGATGAGCAAGCGTCTGCGCGGCTATGCGATGCGTATGATCGTGGCCGGAGGTCTTGCACAGCCGCTCACGCAGTTTCTCGCGTCGATCGCGCTCGCGATCGTCATCACGATCGCGGTCGTGCAATCGGCGCATGACCAGACGACGGTCGGTGGCTTTGTCGCGTTCGTCACGTCGATGCTGCTCGTCATATCACCGCTCAAGCACCTGATCGATGTCAATCAGCCATTGCAGCGTGGGATGACCGCGTGCGAGCTGATCTTCGGTCTCATCGATGAGCCGGTCGAGCCGGAAGGCGGCGGACGCAAGCTCGAGCACGCGCGCGGCGACATCGAATTCCGCGACGTCTCGTTTACGTATGGCGCAGTCGATCGTCCGACGCTCGACCGCGTGTCATTCACGGTCAGACCCGGCGAGATGATCGCGCTCGCAGGACCGTCGGGCAGCGGCAAGACGACGCTCGTCAATTTGCTGCCACGCTTTTTCTCGCCGACGGGTGGGCAGATCCTCGTCGATGGCGTGTCGATCGACGAATACGGCGTGCACGATCTGCGCAGCCAGATGGCGATGGTGAGCCAGGACGTCGTGCTGTTCAACGATTCAATCGCCGCCAACGTCGCGTACGGCCATACGCCGGACCGGGCGCGCGTCGAAGCCGCGCTGCGCGCTGCGAACCTGTCGGATGCAGTGGCGGCGATGCCCGAGGGCATTGATACGCTGATCGGGGGCAACGGCATGCGCCTGTCGGGCGGACAGCGGCAGCGTCTGGCGATTGCCCGCGCGATCTACAAGGATGCGCCGATCCTGATTCTCGACGAGGCGACCTCGGCGCTCGATTCGGAATCGGAGCGCCACGTGCAGGCCGCGCTCGAGACGTTGATGAAGGGACGCACGACGCTCGTCATCGCGCACCGGCTGTCTACGATCGAGCGTGCGGACCGCATTCTCGTGATGGAGAGCGGGCGTATCGTCGAGCAGGGCAGTCACGAGGAACTGCTGCAAACTGACGGGCTCTACGCCCATCTGCACAAGATCCAGTACCAGCAGCAGGCGGCGTAG
- a CDS encoding nicotinate-nucleotide adenylyltransferase, which yields MNPNAHPVALPRRIGLLGGTFDPIHDGHLALARRFADVLQLTELVLLPAGQPWQKTDVSAPEHRLAMTRAAAGSLVMPGVTVSVATDEIEREGPTYTVETLQRWREREGAKVSISLLIGADQLVHLDTWRDWRRLFDYAHVCAATRPGFELATIPSPVAAEIAAREARAEVLQATPSGHLLIDTTLAFDVSATDIRSHLRERLQHHAGGKEHDSAASPVPADVWDYILQHHLYHR from the coding sequence CTGAATCCGAACGCTCATCCTGTCGCGCTGCCCCGCCGGATCGGTCTGCTGGGTGGCACCTTCGATCCGATCCACGACGGCCACCTCGCGCTCGCGCGGCGTTTCGCCGACGTGCTCCAGCTGACCGAACTCGTGTTGCTGCCGGCCGGCCAGCCGTGGCAGAAGACGGACGTATCCGCGCCGGAGCACCGGCTTGCGATGACGCGCGCGGCGGCCGGCTCGCTCGTGATGCCGGGCGTCACGGTGAGCGTCGCCACCGACGAAATCGAGCGTGAAGGACCCACCTACACCGTCGAAACGCTGCAACGCTGGCGCGAACGCGAAGGTGCGAAGGTGTCGATATCGCTGCTGATCGGCGCCGACCAGCTGGTGCATCTCGACACATGGCGCGACTGGCGGCGGCTCTTCGACTACGCGCACGTGTGCGCGGCGACCCGGCCAGGTTTTGAACTTGCAACGATCCCGTCGCCGGTGGCCGCCGAGATCGCCGCGCGAGAGGCCCGCGCGGAAGTGTTGCAGGCAACCCCTTCAGGCCATCTGCTGATCGACACGACGCTTGCATTCGACGTCTCAGCCACCGACATCCGCTCGCACCTGCGCGAGCGGCTCCAGCACCATGCCGGAGGCAAGGAACACGACAGTGCCGCAAGCCCTGTCCCTGCCGACGTATGGGACTATATTCTTCAACATCATCTGTACCATCGATAA
- the rlmH gene encoding 23S rRNA (pseudouridine(1915)-N(3))-methyltransferase RlmH, with the protein MKLHILAVGHKMPDWIATGFDEYAKRMPPELRIELREIKPEQRSSGRPAESVMAAERQKIEAALPKNARIVALDERGKDWTTMQLAAALPVWQQDGRDVAFLIGGADGLDPDLKARADMMLRVSSLTLPHAMVRVLLAEQLYRAWTITQNHPYHRA; encoded by the coding sequence ATGAAGCTGCATATCCTCGCAGTCGGCCACAAGATGCCGGACTGGATCGCCACCGGTTTCGACGAATACGCGAAGCGCATGCCCCCCGAGCTGCGCATCGAGCTGCGCGAAATCAAGCCGGAACAGCGCTCGTCTGGCCGTCCGGCGGAAAGCGTGATGGCGGCTGAGCGGCAGAAGATCGAAGCTGCGCTACCGAAGAACGCGCGCATTGTCGCCCTCGACGAGCGCGGCAAGGACTGGACCACCATGCAGCTCGCCGCGGCGCTCCCCGTCTGGCAGCAGGACGGGCGCGACGTCGCGTTCCTGATCGGTGGCGCTGATGGCCTTGATCCTGATCTGAAGGCTCGCGCCGACATGATGCTACGCGTCTCCAGCCTGACGCTGCCGCACGCGATGGTGCGCGTGCTGCTCGCCGAACAGCTTTACCGCGCGTGGACCATCACGCAAAATCACCCCTATCACCGCGCGTGA
- a CDS encoding glycosyltransferase family 2 protein, protein MQPSTIDSTAAPTVGVALIARNAAARLAQCLAALSFADDIVVIDGGSTDETVSIAQAHGARVIVHTDWPGFGPQKNRAVEALSADWILSIDTDEIVSPELAASIQAAIRAPRAEVYALDRLSSFCGQWVRHSGWYPDWVPRLFKRGAARFSDDLVHECLVFETPAARLEGKLIHYSYEDFETVLRKLDDYSSAGAQQRHAAGKRGGFGKALGRGAWAFIRTYLLRRGFLDGRTGFMIAVFNAETVYYRFLKLDAANRHHDGE, encoded by the coding sequence GTGCAGCCTTCGACAATCGATTCCACCGCAGCCCCCACCGTCGGCGTTGCCCTCATCGCGCGCAACGCTGCAGCGAGGCTTGCGCAATGCCTGGCGGCGCTTTCATTCGCCGACGACATCGTTGTCATCGACGGTGGCAGCACCGACGAGACGGTATCGATCGCGCAGGCGCACGGCGCACGTGTGATCGTTCACACCGACTGGCCAGGCTTCGGCCCGCAAAAGAACCGGGCCGTCGAGGCGCTGTCGGCAGACTGGATTCTGTCGATCGATACCGACGAGATAGTCTCGCCTGAGCTGGCGGCGTCGATCCAGGCCGCGATTCGCGCGCCACGCGCCGAAGTCTACGCGCTCGACCGTCTTTCCAGCTTCTGCGGACAGTGGGTCCGCCATAGCGGCTGGTATCCCGACTGGGTGCCGCGTCTCTTCAAGCGCGGGGCCGCACGCTTCTCGGACGATCTCGTACACGAATGTCTCGTCTTCGAGACGCCTGCCGCGCGTCTCGAAGGCAAGCTGATTCACTACTCGTATGAGGACTTCGAGACCGTGCTGCGCAAACTCGACGACTATTCGAGCGCCGGGGCCCAGCAGCGCCACGCGGCCGGCAAGCGCGGCGGCTTTGGCAAGGCACTTGGGCGCGGCGCGTGGGCGTTCATTCGCACTTACCTGCTGCGGCGCGGCTTCCTGGACGGCCGCACGGGTTTCATGATCGCTGTCTTCAATGCGGAGACGGTCTATTACCGGTTCCTGAAGCTCGATGCAGCGAACCGGCATCACGATGGCGAATAG
- the rsfS gene encoding ribosome silencing factor, with amino-acid sequence MDIRKLQRAIVDALEDVKAQDIKVFNTSHLTSLFDRVIVASGTSNRQTKALASSVREKVKEAGADIISTEGEDIGEWVLVDCGDAVVHIMQPALRQYYNLEEIWGDKPVRVKLSSSNTFGGARASEPLDDEDEDEEPVAKPARKAAARRRST; translated from the coding sequence ATGGATATCCGCAAACTGCAACGCGCGATCGTCGACGCCCTCGAAGACGTGAAAGCGCAAGACATCAAGGTGTTCAACACCAGCCATCTGACCTCCCTGTTCGACCGCGTGATCGTCGCGAGCGGGACGTCGAACCGGCAGACCAAGGCGCTTGCTTCCAGCGTGCGTGAAAAGGTCAAGGAAGCCGGCGCCGACATCATCAGCACCGAAGGCGAGGACATCGGCGAATGGGTGCTGGTCGACTGCGGCGACGCGGTCGTGCACATCATGCAACCGGCGCTGCGCCAGTACTACAACCTCGAAGAAATCTGGGGCGACAAGCCCGTGCGCGTGAAACTGTCCAGCTCGAACACCTTTGGCGGCGCGCGCGCGAGCGAGCCGCTCGACGATGAAGACGAGGACGAAGAACCGGTCGCGAAGCCCGCGCGCAAGGCGGCGGCGCGCCGTCGCTCGACTTGA
- the upp gene encoding uracil phosphoribosyltransferase, which produces MTQDSRFPNLFILDHPLIQHKLSHMRDRDTSTRTFRELLREITLLMGYEITRNLPMTTRRVSTPLVDMDAPVIAGKKLAIVPVLRAGVGMSDGLLELIPSARVGHIGVYRAEDHRPVEYLVRLPDLEDRTFILCDPMVATGYSAVHAVDVLKRRNVPGGSIMFLALVAAPEGVQVFQDAHPDVKLYVASLDSHLNEHAYIVPGLGDAGDRLFGTKN; this is translated from the coding sequence ATGACACAGGACAGCCGTTTTCCCAATCTTTTCATCCTCGACCACCCGCTGATCCAGCACAAGCTGTCGCACATGCGCGACCGGGATACGTCGACGCGCACGTTTCGTGAACTCCTGCGCGAGATCACGCTCCTGATGGGCTACGAGATCACCCGCAACCTGCCGATGACGACGCGCCGGGTGTCGACGCCGCTCGTCGATATGGACGCGCCCGTGATCGCCGGCAAGAAACTGGCGATCGTGCCGGTGCTGCGGGCGGGCGTCGGCATGTCGGACGGGCTGCTGGAACTGATTCCGTCGGCCCGCGTCGGGCACATCGGGGTGTACCGGGCGGAAGATCACCGGCCGGTCGAATATCTGGTGCGCCTGCCGGACCTCGAAGACCGGACCTTCATCCTGTGCGATCCGATGGTGGCCACCGGCTATTCGGCGGTGCACGCGGTGGACGTGCTGAAGCGCCGCAACGTGCCGGGCGGGAGCATCATGTTCCTCGCCCTGGTGGCCGCGCCCGAAGGTGTTCAGGTGTTCCAGGACGCGCATCCGGATGTGAAGCTGTACGTGGCATCGCTCGATTCGCATCTGAATGAACACGCGTATATCGTGCCTGGCCTCGGCGACGCCGGCGACCGGCTGTTCGGCACCAAGAACTGA
- a CDS encoding Maf family protein — translation MPSSSSALHPFVYLASQSPRRQELLQQLGVRFELLLPRPDEDAEALEAELSGELAHDYVMRVCIAKAQAARARLVAGGHANAPILVADTTVTIDDAILGKPVDADDAVAMLTRLVSRDHEVLTAVAVVDAAGSLLPAALSTSRVRFAAVQVDALRRYVATGEPLGKAGAYGVQGRAAEFIEHIDGSYSGIMGLPLFETAELLRAARIDF, via the coding sequence ATGCCTTCGTCGTCCTCTGCGCTTCACCCTTTCGTGTACCTCGCCTCGCAAAGCCCGCGCCGCCAGGAGTTGCTGCAACAGCTCGGCGTGCGCTTCGAACTGCTGCTGCCCCGCCCCGACGAAGACGCCGAAGCGCTCGAAGCCGAGCTGTCCGGCGAGCTTGCGCACGACTACGTGATGCGCGTGTGCATCGCGAAGGCGCAAGCCGCGCGAGCACGGCTCGTCGCGGGCGGTCATGCGAATGCGCCGATTCTGGTTGCAGACACAACGGTCACCATCGATGATGCGATCCTCGGCAAACCGGTCGATGCCGACGACGCCGTAGCGATGCTGACGCGCCTCGTGAGTCGCGATCACGAAGTGCTGACGGCGGTGGCCGTCGTCGATGCGGCGGGTTCGCTGTTACCTGCCGCGCTGTCGACGTCGCGGGTTCGCTTTGCTGCAGTGCAAGTCGACGCGCTGCGCCGCTACGTTGCGACGGGCGAGCCGCTCGGCAAGGCCGGCGCCTACGGCGTGCAGGGCCGCGCCGCGGAGTTTATCGAGCATATCGACGGGTCCTATTCAGGTATCATGGGTTTGCCACTTTTTGAAACCGCTGAACTGTTGCGTGCAGCGCGCATCGACTTCTAG